A part of Miscanthus floridulus cultivar M001 chromosome 6, ASM1932011v1, whole genome shotgun sequence genomic DNA contains:
- the LOC136459844 gene encoding (+)-neomenthol dehydrogenase-like: protein MGKKGKEAARERREQRRREVTLLRALPYEPHQRWWDSLAPRAVAVVTGANRGIGFEAARQLALHGLHVVLASRDAAKGQDAAGRILAEAPDDAVVSVESRQLDVADAASVEAFAAWAVETHGGIHVLVNNAGVNFNKGAHNSVEFAEQVIKTNYYGTKRMIDAMMPLMKHYPYGARIVNVSSRLGRANGRRNRIGDASLRDQLLNDNRLSEQLIDEMIMKFLEQVKQGTWSSNEWPQMYTDYSISKLAVNVYTRLMARRLSDRPEGQKIYINCFCPGWVKTAMTGWEGNISAEEGADTGVWLALLAQERLTNGKFFAERCEISF, encoded by the exons ATGGGGAAgaaagggaaggaggcggcgcggGAGCGGCGCGAGCAGCGCCGCCGCGAGGTCACCCTCCTCCGGGCCCTCCCCTACGAGCCCCACCAGCGATGGTGGGACAGCCTGGCGCCGCGGGCCGTAGCGGTGGTCACGGGCGCCAACCGCGGCATCGGCTTCGAGGCCGCCCGCCAGCTCGCGCTCCATGGCCTCCACGTCGTGCTCGCCTCCCGCGACGCCGCCAAGGGCCAGGACGCGGCCGGGAGGATCCTGGCGGAGGCTCCCGATGACGCTGTCGTCAGCGTGGAGTCCCGCCAGCTCGACGTGGCGGACGCCGCGTCGGTGGAGGCCTTCGCGGCCTGGGCGGTGGAAACCCACGGCGGCATCCATGTCCTT GTTAACAATGCAGGTGTAAACTTCAACAAAGGAGCACATAATTCTGTTGAGTTTGCTGAGCAAGTTATCAAGACAAATTACTATGGCACAAAGCGGATGATTGATGCTATGATGCCACTAATGAAACACTATCCGTATGGTGCTCGGATAGTGAATGTCAGCTCAAGGCTTGGTAGAGCCAATGGCAGACGGAAT AGAATTGGTGATGCGAGCCTAAGAGATCAACTGTTGAATGACAATCGTTTATCAGAGCAGCTAATTGATGAGATGATCATGAAATTTCTCGAACAAGTCAAGCAAGGTACTTGGTCCTCCAATGAGTGGCCACAGATGTACACGGACTATTCGATCTCAAAGCTTGCTGTTAATGTTTATACACGACTCATGGCAAGGAGGCTCTCAGATCGGCCTGAAGGCCAAAAGATATACATTAACTGTTTCTGCCCTGGCTGGGTAAAAACTGCCATGACTGGTTGGGAAGGGAATATTTCTGCCGAAGAAGGTGCTGACACAGGTGTATGGCTTGCCTTATTAGCTCAGGAACGACTCACAAATGGGAAGTTCTTCGCTGAGAGATGTGAGATAAGCTTCTAA